The Rhodopirellula halodulae sequence TCGCCGTCTTGGCAACCGACCTGTTGATCGGAATCGGAATCGGAATCGCGACCAAGTTCATCATCCACATGATCCACGGGGTTCCGGTTCGGTCCATGTTCGTCCCATCCCTCGAGTTCGACGAAACTCAGGAAGACAAAGTCAACGTGCACGCGGCTCAGTCAGCGGTATTCAGCAACTGGATTGGGTTTCGCCGCCGAGTGGTCGAAAAGTCCCTCCAACAAGGCAAACACTGCACCGTCGACTTCAGCGACGTTCATTTGATCGATCACAGCGTGATGGAAAAATTGCATGAACTGGAAGGTGAATTTGCCCGCGAAGGGATTGAATTGAATGTGGTTGGCATGGATCATCACATGCCGTTTTCAACTCACCCGATGGCAGCACGCAAGCGTCCGATGGTGAGGCACTGACTTCCCCTGCAACCTGCTGATTCCATGACACGTCTTTTCGCGGGAACCCCGTTTGATATCCCACCGACGTGCGACCTCTGCGGAAAGCAGGAAACGGATTGCCTCTGCACGGATCAGCAGAAAGCCGATGCGGAGGCCGCTCGTCAACGCGAAGCCGATCGACTGCCGCCCGAACAGCAAACCGCTCGCATACGATTGGATCGCCGGAAAGGTGGCCGCACGGTGACCTTGGTGGAAGGACTGACCTCGCGAGCCAACGACCTGCCAGCCCTTCTTGGCCAATTGCAATCCGCGTGTGGCTCGGGTGGAACGGTGAAAAAGGCAGACGATCTGATCGAATTGCAGGGCGACCACATCGAACGAGTTCGACAAAAGCTGAGCGAAATCGGTTACCGGCTGAAGAAATAGCCCGCCGCTTCCAACCGCGAGATCGCTTCCATTCGCGTTCGACTTTCGTCCGTCAGTGCTGGCATTTTCTTGAGGTAGTCGAGTTCTTCCCGCAGCAAACGTCGTAGCTCGGCGTCTTGTCGCAATAAGAACCACGGACCGAATTCGTAGCCCAATTCGGAATCACACCCTCGCTGCTGCAATTGCTGGTAGGCAGGATCTTCCGCCTGGTCTGTTCGCTGAAACGAAAGGATTTCAAATCGCCGCCCGCCTTGCGTGCAACGTTCGTCCAACAACTTGAATCGATTGTTTCTAGCCCAACGTCGCACAACATTGATTGACTTGTTGGGCTGCAGCATCAAACGGTCGGGCACTCGTTCAGGAAAAGCTTCCAGGATCCTGACAATGGAACCGCCACCCATTCCACAGATACTGAGTGAATCCACTTCCGCCGGCCGCAGTCCCGCCAAGCCGTCAGCGAAACGCACTTCGGCTGCATAGCCATTCAAGGTTGTCTTGGAATTCTTGAACGGTTGACGTTTGTTTTCAATCGCGAATCCAAACTGGATCCGCCCAGCGGCGAGCAACGCCGCGAGAAGATGACCGTGATCGGAACCGATATCGGCATGTCGCTCGGATCGAATCATCGATGCGACACATTTGAGTCGAGCGTCAAGTCGCGGCATCAATCATCCAACGACCGTGGCCGTGGTGCCTGACTTCGAGACGCGGCGCGTTCATTCAAGAATTCTCGCAGTTCCTTTGCAAGTTGCCCGGCTGTCTGCGGTCGATCGTCGGGATTGTCGGCCAAGCATCGAGACAGAATCGCTTCCAATTGTGGATTGAACTTTGGATTGACCTCTGTCGCGGGACGAGGCGATGTGGTCGCGATTGCATGAATCGTTTCTTCGCGACTCATCGAAAGCGCGCCGTGCGGGTGCTCTCGCAAGAGAAACAGATAAAGCATGGTCGCCACCGCGTAAAGATCCGATCGGTGATCCACACTTTCCGCATCCCCGCGAGCTTGTTCTGGTGACATGTAGAGCGGTGTTCCGAGCACGGCGCCGTCATGCGTGCTGCTGTTGGATGTCGGCAGTTTGGTCCGGAACATCGATTTGCTCAAACCAAAGTCAACCAGTTTGGGCTGGCCGTCCTTGCCAACCATGATGTTCGACGGTTTCACGTCGCGGTGAATGACACCGTGATCGTGCGCGTGCTGCAACGCGTCACAAACCTTCGCCATCATCTCAATGATTCGCGTCGCCCGAGGAGCCTCCGAAGCGATGTAATTCGCGAGCGATTCGCCTTCGACCAGTTCCATTGCGTAGTACGCGAGATCACGTTCCAAGTGACTGGCATAGATCGACGCGATTCCCGGATGATCCATTTTCCGCATCACTTGAATTTCGCGAGCAAACCGCTCGAACACCAAATCTGTCGCGAGGTCGGCACGAATGATTTTGATGGCTGTCGGTTTGCCAGACGACCGATGAGTGCCTTTCCAAACCGTCGCGAATGCGCCACGTCCGATCAGATGA is a genomic window containing:
- a CDS encoding translation initiation factor; the protein is MTRLFAGTPFDIPPTCDLCGKQETDCLCTDQQKADAEAARQREADRLPPEQQTARIRLDRRKGGRTVTLVEGLTSRANDLPALLGQLQSACGSGGTVKKADDLIELQGDHIERVRQKLSEIGYRLKK
- a CDS encoding tRNA (adenine(22)-N(1))-methyltransferase, translated to MPRLDARLKCVASMIRSERHADIGSDHGHLLAALLAAGRIQFGFAIENKRQPFKNSKTTLNGYAAEVRFADGLAGLRPAEVDSLSICGMGGGSIVRILEAFPERVPDRLMLQPNKSINVVRRWARNNRFKLLDERCTQGGRRFEILSFQRTDQAEDPAYQQLQQRGCDSELGYEFGPWFLLRQDAELRRLLREELDYLKKMPALTDESRTRMEAISRLEAAGYFFSR
- a CDS encoding protein kinase domain-containing protein; amino-acid sequence: MKLLIADDNPVWRNLISAAVENWGYRIESASDGNEAYGYLRSEDPPRLALLDWLMPGMEGVEICRRIKQDPEHPFTYIILLTSRDRDEDMIQGLDAGADDYLTKPIVAPLLKSRLAAARRIIEAVPPMKWTKPQIEGFEIDHLIGRGAFATVWKGTHRSSGKPTAIKIIRADLATDLVFERFAREIQVMRKMDHPGIASIYASHLERDLAYYAMELVEGESLANYIASEAPRATRIIEMMAKVCDALQHAHDHGVIHRDVKPSNIMVGKDGQPKLVDFGLSKSMFRTKLPTSNSSTHDGAVLGTPLYMSPEQARGDAESVDHRSDLYAVATMLYLFLLREHPHGALSMSREETIHAIATTSPRPATEVNPKFNPQLEAILSRCLADNPDDRPQTAGQLAKELREFLNERAASRSQAPRPRSLDD